Proteins encoded together in one Chloroflexota bacterium window:
- a CDS encoding YebC/PmpR family DNA-binding transcriptional regulator: MSGHSKWSKIKRQKGVTDIKRGQLFTKLGREIAVAVREGGSDPEHNFRLRLAIQKCRDNNMPMDNVNASIKRASGAGAGTILTEVSFEGYGPGGVAILVQALTDNRNRTLQEIRNVFSRGGGNLAEAGGVAWIFEPKGVITVETGQNDPEELALSAIDAGAEDVTLEKDSMEVYTQPQMLETVRKAMEQKKTKIVSAELSMIPKTMLGLDDAGALRVLKLLDRFEELDDVQRVFSNVDFSDAVMEKLEGRD; this comes from the coding sequence ATGTCTGGACATTCGAAGTGGTCCAAGATCAAGCGACAAAAGGGCGTAACGGATATCAAAAGGGGGCAGCTCTTTACCAAGTTGGGTAGAGAGATTGCGGTGGCGGTTCGTGAAGGGGGAAGCGACCCCGAACATAATTTTCGCCTTCGGTTGGCAATACAGAAATGCCGTGACAACAATATGCCAATGGATAACGTCAACGCCTCTATCAAGAGAGCGAGCGGTGCGGGAGCCGGCACAATACTAACCGAGGTCAGTTTCGAAGGTTACGGACCCGGTGGCGTAGCCATTCTTGTTCAGGCACTGACAGATAACCGCAACCGTACACTGCAGGAGATACGCAATGTCTTCTCCAGAGGCGGGGGTAATCTCGCAGAAGCGGGAGGAGTAGCCTGGATATTCGAGCCCAAGGGGGTAATTACAGTGGAAACCGGCCAAAACGATCCGGAAGAGTTGGCTCTCTCTGCTATTGATGCCGGCGCTGAAGATGTCACTCTTGAGAAAGACTCTATGGAAGTCTATACCCAACCGCAAATGCTGGAAACAGTGCGTAAGGCCATGGAGCAGAAGAAGACAAAAATAGTCTCCGCCGAGCTATCAATGATACCCAAGACCATGCTGGGGCTGGATGACGCTGGGGCACTGCGCGTTCTCAAGCTCCTGGACCGATTTGAGGAGCTGGACGATGTGCAGCGAGTATTCTCCAATGTCGATTTCTCTGATGCCGTCATGGAGAAGCTGGAGGGCCGGGATTGA
- the ruvC gene encoding crossover junction endodeoxyribonuclease RuvC codes for MRILGIDPGTIAMGYGLIDEKNDEPRMLDCGVLTVSNRIPAPERLYQLYKGLIDILNRCQPEEMAVEEPFVALNIRSALAIGRAQAVAMLAASSKGIPVYTYPPAKIKQAVADYGCSGKEQVQRMVCIQLRLTQIPRSIDATDALAVALCHLQQKHLARMIAGGDRESS; via the coding sequence GTGCGCATTCTTGGCATCGATCCGGGTACCATAGCCATGGGCTATGGTTTGATTGATGAGAAGAACGATGAGCCAAGAATGTTAGATTGCGGAGTCCTGACAGTTTCAAACCGGATTCCCGCGCCTGAGAGATTGTACCAATTATACAAGGGTCTTATAGATATCCTCAATCGCTGTCAGCCCGAAGAGATGGCCGTCGAAGAGCCATTCGTAGCTCTTAACATTCGCTCGGCATTGGCGATAGGCCGAGCACAGGCAGTAGCTATGTTGGCTGCCAGCAGTAAAGGCATCCCTGTCTATACCTACCCGCCAGCTAAGATTAAGCAAGCAGTAGCCGACTATGGATGTAGTGGGAAGGAACAGGTTCAGCGGATGGTATGCATCCAGTTGAGGCTGACACAAATCCCCCGCTCGATCGACGCAACAGACGCTCTAGCAGTAGCTCTATGCCATCTCCAACAGAAGCACCTGGCCAGGATGATAGCAGGAGGCGACCGCGAGTCATCATGA
- a CDS encoding VTT domain-containing protein codes for MTTNDSDNKYNKEEDKGKEPRKTGRYLILLSALLVIAIAALAVIYRSELRDFKEYGYLGAFVVSFMAGATIIVYVPGVPLVFALGGLLPYPFLVGIAAGLGEALGEFTGYLAGRGSGSFLKNQKPGRAQRLYSRIEGWMKKHGYLTLFLASAVFNPFFDLIGATAGATRMPPWKFYLVVAAGKIVKGTYVAYLGMLGMDYILRWFHYKPL; via the coding sequence ATGACCACAAACGATAGCGATAACAAATATAACAAAGAAGAAGATAAAGGGAAAGAGCCTCGCAAAACCGGACGCTATTTGATTCTGCTATCTGCCCTGCTGGTCATTGCGATAGCAGCACTGGCGGTAATTTACCGCAGTGAGTTAAGGGATTTCAAAGAATATGGTTACCTCGGCGCTTTTGTGGTTAGCTTCATGGCCGGCGCCACCATTATTGTCTATGTCCCCGGCGTGCCGCTGGTATTTGCCCTCGGAGGCTTGCTGCCGTACCCCTTCCTTGTTGGTATAGCTGCCGGCCTGGGTGAGGCACTCGGGGAGTTCACGGGCTATCTTGCCGGGCGCGGCAGCGGTTCCTTTCTCAAGAACCAGAAACCTGGCAGAGCGCAGAGATTATATTCTCGTATAGAGGGTTGGATGAAGAAACACGGATACCTGACCCTCTTTCTTGCTTCAGCGGTATTCAATCCCTTCTTTGATCTCATAGGTGCTACGGCAGGAGCCACACGCATGCCACCGTGGAAGTTCTACTTGGTAGTTGCAGCCGGGAAAATAGTAAAGGGAACCTATGTGGCCTATCTGGGCATGTTGGGAATGGACTATATTCTTCGATGGTTTCACTATAAACCACTATAA